In Lathamus discolor isolate bLatDis1 chromosome 1, bLatDis1.hap1, whole genome shotgun sequence, the following are encoded in one genomic region:
- the BTG1 gene encoding protein BTG1 encodes MHPALYTRASMIREIAAAVGFISKFLRTKGLMNERQLQTFSQSLQELLAEHYKHHWFPEKPCKGSGYRCIRINHKMDPLIGQAAQRIGLSSQELFQLLPSELTLWVDPYEVSYRIGEDGSICVLYEAAPAGGSQNSTNMQMVDSRISCKEELLLGRTSPSKSYNMMTVSG; translated from the exons aTGCATCCCGCCCTGTACACCCGGGCCAGCATGATACGCGAGATCGCCGCGGCAGTGGGCTTCATCTCCAAGTTCTTGCGGACCAAGGGGCTGATGAACGAACGGCAGCTGCAGACCTTCAGCCagagcctgcaggagctgctggcag aacATTATAAACACCACTGGTTCCCAGAAAAGCCATGCAAGGGATCAGGTTACCGATGTATCCGGATCAACCATAAAATGGATCCTCTCATTGGACAGGCAGCACAGCGGATTGGATTGAGCAGTCAGGAACTGTTCCAGCTTCTTCCCAGCGAACTCACTCTATGGGTTGACCCGTATGAAGTGTCCTATCGTATTGGAGAGGATGGCTCCATCTGTGTGCTGTATGAAGCTGCACCAGCAGGAGGTAGCCAAAATAGCACCAACATGCAGATGGTAGACAGCAGAATAAGCTGTAAGGAGGAACTTCTCTTGGGCAGAACTAGCCCTTCCAAAAGCTACAATATGATGACTGTATCAGGTTAA